The Delphinus delphis chromosome 10, mDelDel1.2, whole genome shotgun sequence genome includes a region encoding these proteins:
- the AIF1 gene encoding allograft inflammatory factor 1, whose translation MSQTRDLQGGKAFGLLKAQQEERLSEINKQFLDDPKYSSDEDLPSKLEAFKKKYMEFDLNGNGDIDIMSLKRMLEKLQVPKTHLELKKLIREVSSGPGETFSYSDFLRMMLGKRSAILKMILMYEEKAREQEKPTGPPAKKAISELP comes from the exons ATGAGCCAAACCAGGGATTTACAGG GAGGAAAAGCCTTTGGGCTGCTGAAGGCCCAGCAAGAAGAGAGACTCAGTGAAATCAACAAG CAATTCCTGGATGATCCCAAATATAGCAGTGACGAGGACCTGCCCTCCAAACTGGAAGCCTTCAAGA AGAAATACATGGAGTTTGACCTGAATGGAAACGGAGATATCG ATATCATGTCCCTGAAGCGAATGCTGGAGAAACTTCAGGTCCCCAAGACCCACCTGGAGCTAAAGAAATTAATCAGGGAGGTATCCAGCGGCCCCGGGGAGACTTTCAGCTACTCTGACTTTCTCAGGATGATGTTGGGCAAGAGATCTGCCATCCTAAAAAT GATCCTGATGTATgaagagaaagcaagagaacaGGAGAAGCCAACGGGTCCCCCAGCCAAGAAAGCTATCTCTGAGTTGCCCTGA